One Vespa crabro chromosome 1, iyVesCrab1.2, whole genome shotgun sequence genomic region harbors:
- the LOC124433044 gene encoding uncharacterized protein LOC124433044 isoform X1, giving the protein MEDSSNSENLWHKSKVEEQQADLFNGESTTGSVEANSTSLADIFDTAFSSTVDPSPQSRFTSGNEMEYEHLFAESDIEESEVTPMESYNNTAHANSQNSFMFGGYITSSDTNGNSNEYWQTDTLNCDMCQNRQERTFKKESVARQLNSTREDRTGDTYRHKRILHDQDGSVKHKKKENDEQKRRTDQQVDNFNIAGPSRTSDYYNSNSSVISPEHINGVNGALLQTVENRNVNESNNLCHPDLSAVINSQEAHTNIAHSSRIDDAPSAPDLQLDWSSSSDSDDEDGSIEVLGTVNHNENSVQNDNEENRTVTLVDLTAESDEEPPSSSTSFNNPVNPWTGEHIQRTHMYHNRHMYYRYRTPTFHSRYNTLGDTTTGTTSSRMHPVQERLWMNQQRVQEVHRRRLYPRSSSHHASSCMPSNTHLNQTTEHEHSYRNCFPPTHIHSNTHCNGNDAVPFAENYISPSLIPPRLLPSRVLPPPQQPTVYSHPEARGPPNFAPTCAPTMMVNHLSDVEEMEPSQDMMTSIPVHQHVHHHMYHYDTHPQIPQRMHHVHIMPSRMHHLHISFSPNLHTSITRGNTLPPTTGLPDLILHQPRHISARLENYMRIVDLRRMAHISYGATQESIENHTFPHKYKRVKKVENGEDAIEKCTICLSEFEDCESVRRLPCMHLFHIDCVDQWLCTNKRCPICRVDIETFLQKEIIV; this is encoded by the exons atGGAAGATAGTTCAAATTCAGAAAATCTATGGCATAAAAGTAAAGTAGAGGAACAGCAGGCTGATCTATTTAACGGAGAATCAACGACTGGATCAGTAGAAGCTAATTCTACGTCCTTAGCTGATATATTTGATACAGCATTCTCATCTACAGTCGATCCATCTCCACAATCTCGTTTTACTTCTG gAAATGAGATGGAATACGAACATTTATTTGCAGAAAGTGACATCGAAGAATCAGAGGTAACACCTATggaatcatataataatacggCCCATGCTAATTCACAAAATAGCTTTATGTTCGGAGGCTACATTACATCATCTGATACAAATGGTAATTCCAATGAATATTGGCAAACTGATACTTTAAATTGTGATATGTGCCAAAACAGACAAGAAAGAACTTTTAAGAAAGAATCGGTTGCACGACAATTAAATAGTACAAGAGAAGATAGAACTGGTGACACTTATAGacataaaagaattttacacGATCAGGATGGATCTGtgaagcataaaaaaaaagagaatgatgaACAAAAACGTAGAACTGATCAACAAGTAGATAACTTCAATATAGCTGGACCATCTAGGACATCAGATTATTACAATTCTAACAG TTCCGTGATATCACCAGAACATATTAATGGTGTTAATGGAGCTTTATTACAGACTgttgaaaatagaaatgtcaatgaatctaataatttatgtCACCCTGATTTATCTGCTGTAATAAATTCTCAAGAAGCACATACAAATATCGCTCATTCATCAa gAATTGATGATGCCCCATCAGCACCAGATTTACAATTAGACTGGTCATCCAGTAGTGATAGTGACGATGAAGATGGATCTATAGAAGTTCTTGGAACTGTAAATCATAACGAA aaTTCTGTACAAAATGACAACGAAGAAAATCGTACAGTAACTTTGGTTGACTTAACCGCAGAATCTGATGAAGAACCACCATCTTCATCTACATCATTTAACAATCCAGTAAATCCATGGACAGGAGAACATATTCAAAG AACACATATGTATCACAATCGACatatgtattatcgttatcgaacTCCAACATTTCATTCAAGATATAATACGCTAGGag ataCAACAACAGGTACTACATCTTCTCGTATGCATCCTGTACAAGAAAGATTATGGATGAACCAACAACGTGTTCAAGAGGTTCACAGAAGAAGACTTTATCCAAGATCTTCGTCGCATCATGC tagCAGTTGTATGCCATCAAATACGCACTTAAACCAAACCACAGAGCATGAGCATTCTTATAGAAATTGTTTTCCACCAACTCATATTCATTCGAATACCCACTGTAATGGAAATGATGCTGTTCCATTTGCTGAAAACTATATTTCACCTTCTCTTATACCACCACGATTATTACCATCTAGAGTCTTGCCACCACCCCAACAACCGACTGTTTACAGTCATCCAGAAGCAAGAGGACCACCAAATTTTGCTCCTACTTGTGCACCAACTATGatg GTAAATCATTTAAGTGATGTAGAAGAAATGGAACCTTCTCAGGATATGATGACATCAATACCAGTTCATCAACATGTTCATCATCATATGTATCATTACGATACACATCCACAAATACCTCAGCGTATGCATCATGTGCATATAATGCCTTCACGTATGCATCATCTTCACATAAGTTTCTCTCCAAATTTG CATACATCTATAACACGTGGAAATACGTTACCACCTACAACAGGTTTACCAGATTTAATACTACATCAACCAAGGCATATATCTGCACGTCTTGAAAATTACATGCGAATCGTTGATCTACGGCGTATGGCTCATATAAGTTATGGTGCCACCCAAGAATCTATCGAAAATCATACATTCCCACATAAATACAAACGg gtgaaaaaagtagaaaatggTGAAGATGCAATTGAAAAATGTACAATATGTTTATCAGAATTTGAAGATTGCGAAAGTGTGag GAGGCTTCCATGTATGCATTTATTTCACATAGATTGCGTCGACCAATGGTTGTGCACCAACAAGCGTTGTCCTATTTGTCGAGTAGATATTGAAACATTTTTGCAAAAGGAAATTATTGTGTAG
- the LOC124433109 gene encoding F-box only protein 21-like yields MAAYIITLLPGEIIEYILEDPNITFLDIVRFSITCKHFYQIVKDNNKLWRVKYFQRWPLLKEHYKENSFDLKVFNWLNEIQISITIRRNLMQHLSLMSTKHYKREELSHSELRYFDPLFRPEQGAHQLSYHFLVDELISLINRPIVDSNLTHRYYAFIVLRYLRQNYLTEEWQRFINFPPDEQILEKGATIVAQWSQPERHISYSYISSLLDDIANQTKNLLYEKYPKHSIFSLSAEQLLIWKHRNINDNQWSTSETRQIMEALCEVLFQNLGFYGSSEMYYSSENSFIDRVLEGKHGIPMILAIIFESIARRLGVRCEPVSFPSHFLLRWKEKYNVTEPESIESFYIDVLNGGQFLTKENCPKISGISKCPIAKYNLHNPATAVEVVKRMAYNLDIAARQHIHLNGRASRIRSALELNYMMQPYDRTTILNLGRFYMIHHMDISELMLQNMQKDLEMREQANLIQPMLQMIRNPCKPEEETKPKWRMPNVKYAVGLIMTHKTDDNLCVITGWDKPYDPFDSRNQLQEYTNLEQPYYNALVDDGSSRYIPQDLLSFPSKPRLVNHYEIGRYFSYFKGTHYVPNEETSTKYPENQEALENILQYYLN; encoded by the exons TATTGTCAGATTCTCAATAACATGCAagcatttttatcaaattgtcaaagataacaataaattatggagagttaaatattttcaaag atGGCCCCTTTTGAAGGaacattataaagaaaatagtttcgatttaaaagtatttaacTGGTTAAATGAAATACAAATTAGTATTACAATAAGACGTAATTTAATGCAACATTTGTCTTTAATGTCCACCAAACAttacaaaagagaagaattatCTCATTCTGAATTAAGATATTTTGATCCTCTTTTTCGTCCAGAACAAGGCGCCCATCAATTAAGTTATCATTTTCTTGTTGATGAACTCATCAGTCTTATCAACCGTCCTATTGT agATAGTAATTTAACACATAGATATTATGCCTTCATAGTACTTCGATATTTAAGGCAGAATTATTTAACGGAAGAATGGcaaagatttattaattttccacCAGATGaacaaattttagaaaaaggTGCAACTATAGTAGCACAATGGAGCCAACCAGAACGACATATTTCTTATTCCTATATTTCCTCGTTACTCGATGATATAGCTAATCAAacgaaaaatttgttatatgaaaaataccCTAAGCattctatattttcattatctgcagaacaattattaatttggaaacatagaaatatcaatgataatcaaTGGAGTACTTCAGAAACAAGGCAGATCATGGAAGCTCTGTGCGAAGTACTTTTCCAAAATTTAGGTTTCTATGGCAGTAGCGAAATGTATTATTCTtcagaaaattcatttatcgACAGG GTTTTGGAAGGTAAACATGGAATTCCAATGATTTTAGCAATCATATTTGAAAGTATTGCAAGACGTCTTGGAGTACGATGCGAGCCTGTTAGTTTTCCATCACATTTCTTGTTacgatggaaagaaaaata TAATGTTACAGAACCAGAAAGTATAGAAAGCTTTTATATTGATGTGCTTAATGGTGGTCAATTTTTAACTAAAGAGAATTGCCCTAAAATTAGTGGGATTTCTAAATGTCCGATAGCAAAGTATAATTTACATAATCCTGCAACTGCTGTAGAG GTTGTAAAAAGAATGGCATATAATCTAGATATAGCAGCAAGACAACACATCCATTTAAATGGTAGAGCATCACGCATACGTTCTGCTTTAGAATTGAATTACATGATGCAACCTTACGACAGAACTACTATTCTAAACTTGGGTCGTTTTTATATGATTCATCATATGGATATATCAGAATTAATGTTGCAAAATATGCAAAAG GATTTAGAAATGAGAGAACAAGCAAATTTAATTCAACCAATGTTACAAATGATTCGGAATCCTTGTAAACCAGAA gAAGAGACAAAACCGAAATGGAGGATGCCAAATGTAAAATATGCCGTTGGTTTAATAATGACCCATAAAACGGATGATAATTTATGCGTAATAACAGGATGGGATAAGCCTTATGATCCTTTCGATTCGCGTAATCAATTGCAAGAATATACAAATTTGGAACAGCCATATTATAATGCTTTAGTTGATGATGGATCATCTCGTTACATACCTCAAg aTTTGTTATCATTTCCTTCAAAGCCAAGATTGGTAAATCATTATGAGATTGGACGTTACTTTAGTTATTTTAAAGGAACGCATTATGTACCAAACGAAGAGACCTCAACAAAATATCCAGAAAACCAAGAAGcacttgaaaatatattacaatattatctcaattaa
- the LOC124433044 gene encoding uncharacterized protein LOC124433044 isoform X2, whose amino-acid sequence MEDSSNSENLWHKSKVEEQQADLFNGESTTGSVEANSTSLADIFDTAFSSTVDPSPQSRFTSGNEMEYEHLFAESDIEESEVTPMESYNNTAHANSQNSFMFGGYITSSDTNGNSNEYWQTDTLNCDMCQNRQERTFKKESVARQLNSTREDRTGDTYRHKRILHDQDGSVKHKKKENDEQKRRTDQQVDNFNIAGPSRTSDYYNSNSSVISPEHINGVNGALLQTVENRNVNESNNLCHPDLSAVINSQEAHTNIAHSSRIDDAPSAPDLQLDWSSSSDSDDEDGSIEVLGTVNHNENSVQNDNEENRTVTLVDLTAESDEEPPSSSTSFNNPVNPWTGEHIQRTHMYHNRHMYYRYRTPTFHSRYNTLGDTTTGTTSSRMHPVQERLWMNQQRVQEVHRRRLYPRSSSHHASCMPSNTHLNQTTEHEHSYRNCFPPTHIHSNTHCNGNDAVPFAENYISPSLIPPRLLPSRVLPPPQQPTVYSHPEARGPPNFAPTCAPTMMVNHLSDVEEMEPSQDMMTSIPVHQHVHHHMYHYDTHPQIPQRMHHVHIMPSRMHHLHISFSPNLHTSITRGNTLPPTTGLPDLILHQPRHISARLENYMRIVDLRRMAHISYGATQESIENHTFPHKYKRVKKVENGEDAIEKCTICLSEFEDCESVRRLPCMHLFHIDCVDQWLCTNKRCPICRVDIETFLQKEIIV is encoded by the exons atGGAAGATAGTTCAAATTCAGAAAATCTATGGCATAAAAGTAAAGTAGAGGAACAGCAGGCTGATCTATTTAACGGAGAATCAACGACTGGATCAGTAGAAGCTAATTCTACGTCCTTAGCTGATATATTTGATACAGCATTCTCATCTACAGTCGATCCATCTCCACAATCTCGTTTTACTTCTG gAAATGAGATGGAATACGAACATTTATTTGCAGAAAGTGACATCGAAGAATCAGAGGTAACACCTATggaatcatataataatacggCCCATGCTAATTCACAAAATAGCTTTATGTTCGGAGGCTACATTACATCATCTGATACAAATGGTAATTCCAATGAATATTGGCAAACTGATACTTTAAATTGTGATATGTGCCAAAACAGACAAGAAAGAACTTTTAAGAAAGAATCGGTTGCACGACAATTAAATAGTACAAGAGAAGATAGAACTGGTGACACTTATAGacataaaagaattttacacGATCAGGATGGATCTGtgaagcataaaaaaaaagagaatgatgaACAAAAACGTAGAACTGATCAACAAGTAGATAACTTCAATATAGCTGGACCATCTAGGACATCAGATTATTACAATTCTAACAG TTCCGTGATATCACCAGAACATATTAATGGTGTTAATGGAGCTTTATTACAGACTgttgaaaatagaaatgtcaatgaatctaataatttatgtCACCCTGATTTATCTGCTGTAATAAATTCTCAAGAAGCACATACAAATATCGCTCATTCATCAa gAATTGATGATGCCCCATCAGCACCAGATTTACAATTAGACTGGTCATCCAGTAGTGATAGTGACGATGAAGATGGATCTATAGAAGTTCTTGGAACTGTAAATCATAACGAA aaTTCTGTACAAAATGACAACGAAGAAAATCGTACAGTAACTTTGGTTGACTTAACCGCAGAATCTGATGAAGAACCACCATCTTCATCTACATCATTTAACAATCCAGTAAATCCATGGACAGGAGAACATATTCAAAG AACACATATGTATCACAATCGACatatgtattatcgttatcgaacTCCAACATTTCATTCAAGATATAATACGCTAGGag ataCAACAACAGGTACTACATCTTCTCGTATGCATCCTGTACAAGAAAGATTATGGATGAACCAACAACGTGTTCAAGAGGTTCACAGAAGAAGACTTTATCCAAGATCTTCGTCGCATCATGC CAGTTGTATGCCATCAAATACGCACTTAAACCAAACCACAGAGCATGAGCATTCTTATAGAAATTGTTTTCCACCAACTCATATTCATTCGAATACCCACTGTAATGGAAATGATGCTGTTCCATTTGCTGAAAACTATATTTCACCTTCTCTTATACCACCACGATTATTACCATCTAGAGTCTTGCCACCACCCCAACAACCGACTGTTTACAGTCATCCAGAAGCAAGAGGACCACCAAATTTTGCTCCTACTTGTGCACCAACTATGatg GTAAATCATTTAAGTGATGTAGAAGAAATGGAACCTTCTCAGGATATGATGACATCAATACCAGTTCATCAACATGTTCATCATCATATGTATCATTACGATACACATCCACAAATACCTCAGCGTATGCATCATGTGCATATAATGCCTTCACGTATGCATCATCTTCACATAAGTTTCTCTCCAAATTTG CATACATCTATAACACGTGGAAATACGTTACCACCTACAACAGGTTTACCAGATTTAATACTACATCAACCAAGGCATATATCTGCACGTCTTGAAAATTACATGCGAATCGTTGATCTACGGCGTATGGCTCATATAAGTTATGGTGCCACCCAAGAATCTATCGAAAATCATACATTCCCACATAAATACAAACGg gtgaaaaaagtagaaaatggTGAAGATGCAATTGAAAAATGTACAATATGTTTATCAGAATTTGAAGATTGCGAAAGTGTGag GAGGCTTCCATGTATGCATTTATTTCACATAGATTGCGTCGACCAATGGTTGTGCACCAACAAGCGTTGTCCTATTTGTCGAGTAGATATTGAAACATTTTTGCAAAAGGAAATTATTGTGTAG